The genomic stretch TAGGATCGTGTTATGCAAGAAGACAAATaaccttttatatatatatattaagcgACTGTAATTCGCAGAGTTTTTAGCCATTTGACTCTTTTGCAATTTCACTTACAATATCGTTatcatcctatcctatcctatcctactaatattataaatgcgaaagtttgtaaggatgtgtgtgtgtgtgtatttgttgctctttcatgcaaaaactgctgaaccgattgcaatgaaatttgaaatgactggaataatatataagcaacTATTTcccctgatattcctacgggctTACGCGAgtgtaaccgcggggcgcacctagtaaaatataaaataacgttcAGTAAATATGGCGATACGTTGACTGagtatagaaaaataactagaacataattgaaatacattttatttaattaacttcgATATACTTGGTTTTCACGAAAGGTTAATGAAAATAGTCTTGTATATCCCAATTTTGCGCTGTTTCACTGTTGAATAAAGCCATCTTCAGGGGAATGCGGCACCATCTTGCACTAATTGGTCCAGGACTCCTGTGCGAAGATGCTCAGACGATTTATGGCATTCTTACGTACTTACATATTGTGTGTTTAAGTTTTTTAggacattaatattaatttagattatattatcCTCTCTAgtaacacataatataatatcactacatagtataaaacaaagtcgctttatCTGTCTTCCCCCATGCCTCATGTATGCTAATCTATAATCTtttacgcaacggattttgatggagtttttttaatagatagagtgatttaagaggaaggtttatacgtacaataacatctattaaactaattcGAATTACCGAGTGCGAAGCTGCCCGCAAAAtctagtaatattaatttaaatataacaggaTGCTATTCTTATATTAAGTTGGATGTTGAGAgtggtttaatatttactttgttaTAAGTCGTTACAGGAGAATGACTCTCTACACAAGTTGATACCAGCACTTCATTATGATCGGACGTTGAATAATTGTCATACTGATCCAGCTAAgtaccattttttattattaatattaaatagcttCTATTTGTTCTCAACCTAATTAATGATTCTAGATACTTATTGGCTGTTGGTGGGGAATCACACGGTCCATCGTagacattattttcattaacagCTGATTGATTTTAACTAATGAGGcatcattaaatatgttacaattaaaatccgtttttcTATAGTTCGAACTAGTTGTAACGAAGgcttttagatataaatacttCAAACTAAAGAAAACGCTATGAATATTTCTATAGGCATTAAGttacaactagttctaactaAGAGAAGGTCTAAGGGTAAGGTAGTTTCATTTAGTAGAATAGCAAGGACTGTCCCCACCATATTAGTGATAAAGTGTACTATCAGCATATGTTCACATAATGCTTGTAATCTGGAGCTCCGGGGAATGCATTACCGGCCGAGTGCCTTCGTTTACCCGCTCCATGATTATTTTGATAGTAATAATACTGAGACGGGAATGAGATAGTGGCGTGATTTATTGCGCTTTGTACGTAACAAgaaggaatattttaatttggttcTTGAAGACATTGGAAGCTAGAactagtttatattaataataatgttttggaTTATCATTTTACGTATTTTAGGGATTATTTTtcggattttataaaattacaataaaaactagCTGGAGTCGGCAGTAGCCTATGTACTAATCCGGACTAGACAATTACTCGCCTCATTACCTGttattgcgtaaaagagtagCAAACATCCGTACATGCTTGCAAAATTTCGcgattaatattaatacagtaGGATTAACGATTTAGAATCAATTAAGAAAGAAAGTAGAAGAAGAGAGAGAAAACGCCTTGACTGTCTGTCTTTGAGTTCAGTCGAAGGTGCGGGCGAAATGCTAATACAAGATAccatagatattaataaaaaatatgtgtcaTATACCAATATACATCTAGGTATATATTCTACATACAAGTTTCAACAAGCAAGTCCGTTGGCCCGTGCTCAAGCCGCGCTGCAAGAAAATTAGACTTTTAAACTTGCGGGAACTTCGATTTTATCGCATTTCTTCCCAGTTTGGAATTCTTCAAGTCTCAGGTGGATTACACGTTCATTACTTATGGTTCAGATATATTTAAGGATCTATGTTTTATGATGTTGGCGTATAATAGCACCGTCTTTTAGTTTCGTTTCGGAATTATTACTGAGTGTAACAATGCTTcggtcattttttatttaaaggagatttatttcatgttgGTAATTTAAATAGCGCCTTTTATTTGAGTTTCGGGAATATTATTGAGAAGACTTACGTATTGGTAATTCTTAGGGTTCTGTAACCAAGGGTAAAACGGGACCCTATTCGAAACTAATTGTACCTTATTTATGACTTCACTGTCCATCTATCTGTTTGTCAGTCCGTCTTAGTATTTGCTTTTTAGAATACTTGTATGGAAActtaagtgtttatttatttatttattttatttaaatactatattgtGTTTCGAACcagtaatttcataataattaggGTATAGGTATCACagtatgaaattttatcacTCAATTACGTACCTCATTAATTATTCGGCTCTATTTTATTCCCCGAACTATTGAAAGTCCATCCGATTTGTCCACTATCGCAATTTAATGCGttttacaacaatataaaatggaacgagataaaaaattacagaaattttaaaaattaataaaccaataaataacGCGTGAACTCATCGATAACTCCGATTgccaatttattatacacgGAAAATAAAACCAGATACATCAACCGGAATGtcgttaattttaactttttaatgtatttctgACTGTCATATTAATGATATGTTTCAAATTCTGCGACGCCATTGATGCAGAAAAGAACACGATTTTTTCATAACATACTCTTTTTCAGCTTATATAAGTATTCTGAATCAGTAAATATAAGCAAATGACTACGATTTGAAAACTGAAAGTCAtccaattaaacaaatattcaattaagtCACATTcagttatgaattttattttgtgattaCTTCAAATTGTGTGAATACAATCAATTAGTATtagttaagaaataaatatatattctaattttaGAATGAAGCGcctgaaagaaagaaaaaattataaataaaagagattTTCGAACTCTCATGCATTCTACGAAATGCAATCTTATGCCGACATGTCAACGCATACAATTCGTGGGATGTGTGAATAACGTGGCCCCATTGTGGGGCATAGGGTATATCGTAATAAAcccaataaaacaaattaattatatatacaatctGGCTCCCGTACTAAAATTCCTTATCATCATGTTATACGTGTAAATTACGCGGAATTCAATATGCCACACGTAACATTCCAATAGGCATATACAGTTCACTGACATTACGTAGTTCATTAGTCAAATGAGATAATTACCGACAAGACGGCACCTGCGGTCTCGGCCGAGTCTGAGGGATTTGTGGGATCCACTTAATACatgaattaacatttatttaaccagTCATATTAGTGCTAACACCTGGAATTAGCGAGTAACTAAGAATTGGTAAGATGTATTATTGATCATGTAGAAATCAAATCGAATGAGGATACAAGTATGCTTTGCGACAAATTGCGCTGTCTCCCGCCGGGGAAAGTACCGCACCGCTACAGAAGATTGGCGTGAAAGAGAAGCAtgtgtattatatagtagtattTCGTATGAGGAGTAGGAGTGTCGGAGGCCTCTTACCGATTCTTCTATATACACAGTCCCTTTATACCCGACGTCAACCATTTCTTCATTCCTAATCCCTTTAAAATGAGCATCGCATTGGTGGGGACCCTACCTCTAGAATTTACATTCGCGGTGATGATCGTCTACCATCTGAACGAACGAACTATTAGCTGTTGCAGCAACAGCAGTTGGTCGTTGCAGTACAGAAAATTGCTTAATGTGCTGACTTTACATTGTTTACTAGGACTGCTTGTTATTATATCAGACTTTATACGTAGCTTCgacctttaaaaaataaaatataaaaggcggtttttttatgtcatagcgggcaactgagctggtggttcgcctgatggtaagcgatcaccccCGCCcttaaacattcgcaaaggtagtacctctgcgaatgcgctgtccgcttttatggggtaagggaaaaggaaaggattaacgactggaaagaaggaatggactagggtGGGTGAgggaaaggaaacgggcctccggcggTAACAGCACTGTTGAActtcaaagaataaaaatcaGATTACGCGATTAAATCCAAAACATAAGACGTATATACACGAAGCCAATAAAACAACGCTTTATAATGAAGATGTCATTGCAAAAGGTAGGACTACAATTTCGATAGGATGAATCGATAGTCGAATATTTGGAGCGACCACAGCCGTGGTATTCGTCGCAGGCACTCGGCGTATTTAAGGCATTTGCATAGCATACCTATGGTATCCCAACAGCatatcgtttatttaaaacccttgtaatattatttggtaAATGTTCATACTGATTGTcgtaaaataatgcattattttgATCTGTTTTACTTTGTAAGTTAAGCATCATAGACTTAATACTTGCGCAGGAGGTGtatgttaatgtttttattggaCTTTAAGAAAAACCATCACATTATGCGGGTTTTGCAACCAAAAACACTCTTATTTAATGTGTCTTCGTATCCATCTAGAAaccaaatttgaatttgaatttgaattttcagAAGCAAGAAGCATTGAGCAGAGGATATGagtttgtaagtatatgtgtgtgtgtttgttgctctttcacgcaaaaactactgaaccgattgcaatgaaatttatgtatgtacatagacagctggacaactggaataacatattggcaactttttatcctgatattcctgcgggatacgtaattacgcgggtgaaaccgcggggcgcagcttgtaaGTCTAATTTCATAACATAGCACaactttgttattgtttacGTTTATATACGTTTCGTGACgtattctataaatttatataatatcccACAAAACGCAACCAAAGTGTTGCCAGCACAAAAACCTGTCGTCAACGGAACGTAAAACgttgtaattgaaaataataccaattttatttatatcggaTATTGGAAACCGTCGGCAAGTCCGAATGCTGCGGAATGATAAGAgaggtttaatttattttacacgaatattttatttgtaagggAACTGTTGTGTGGTCGGATAAagcattgatttttaaatgtattttaagttgaacaaaatttatatctcTCAAATTGTCATCAAGATATAGTAAAGTTGGTGTCTTTCCGAaacttgtacaaaaatatatgatgtCATTACATTTATGGCATCGTTAAGAATAAAATCGTTCATATTttcgaattaattttatcccATTTATTTCTTGAGTCTGTTAATGTTAACTAGTTGATTACTCTTGCTCACAAAAAGCATGCAAGTGtgataagtttaattaaatacaatctcatttttaatgtttatttaattaaacttattatcaATCACGTTGGATGATACGACTCGTTTCAAAAGGGAAAGAAAAATTGGAAAAACACATTTGACGTTAGGAATGTTTTCTGACTAAAGAAGGCTCTTTTACAGTGGTTTGTCGTGTAGTGCgagtttttgtaaatttaattcaataaaatatataatttcgtgTAAAACAATAGACATACTAAAAATTtcactaatatcataatattgaaaCGAAATACAGCCCTAAACTTTCCGTAAATTTGttgattttcaataattcaattacaGAGTTGAGAAAGAAAATTCTTAGAAGTTCCCGTGTTTTCTTATAAAAGacgttacatttaataaaatatggcgTCAACACGTAGTTGTCACGTAAAggggtatatttttatggaataCGTAATTTTGTTTGACTTCATACGCGATGTCCATATTTGCCGAAGTCTTCACGTTCTACATGCAAAATTGTTATAAGTATCCACTATCAGACGTCACGATAATGAGCAatacgtaataattttattactttagcCGAAAGACACAACCGCTTTAAAACTGTGAGAACTAGACCTAATTTAATTGATCACTTACAAATAAGAAGAATCGTAAAAGTCGGTTCactcagtcgaaagttctggggtaacaaagttaaaaaatacagtttttttataacctcctttatttttaagttggtgaaaataaatagtacatatatatatatatatatatatatatataacgataattaattttaaagaaaaatggcACATAATGATGTTGCACATTTCCTTAAATTCTTTGAGatgataaaagaaacaaaGGGTTAGTGCGGTTAAATACACTATCCAATTAGTATCCAATTATCGTATCATATAggaggaaataaatagaaatggaTACGtggcaaaataattatagtctAATCTTAATCCATTCTTCATTAAACGAACGAACAGaaggtatattattaaactaaaactcCACTTAAACatgtatatattcaattagacttctagaagcacttttgaatcgtcattacatacattacattCTATCATTACCATACAGCCATTTAAACATCTcttagaattataatataaaaataatacaaacaaataattacaaaacattatcAACAATTCGAACAACAATGGAAATACACTACTCCAACGAAACAGGTCTAAGCAAATAGAGGGATACATCGAATGATAGAAGAAAAATTCTCAAGCGCTTTTAGAAGACAGACCGTGAACAGGCGCTAAGGGTCGCAAATGTTTACAACTAAAACTTCGattgcaattgaaataaagtgATTTAATGGAAGTTTCTAGAACTCTTATTAGGACAAGAAAGGATGCTCTCTGATGATTTTTTTGAGAAGTATTATGTGCTAGTTATTCGAACGCGACTTCGCCCTTTCTCGGTTATACTTAGCCTTTTCTCAGTTCAAACTATCTCTATACAAAATTGCACTCAAATTGGTTCAGTCGTTTAGGTGTCAAGAAGAGACAGACGTGGACAATTAATTTCgcattcctactaatataataaagtatatgaaatttggtaccaaTTTGGAAAAATGGCTACAGAAATGTATCTTGTACtacaactattttataatactttaactaaaaataataataataattcgctGTACACAATAGTACGTTTATTTATACCGAGAGcgcattatttacaaacactGCCGACCAAGTATGCAttgtaattaatcaataataacaCACTGAAGACAAATAAATTCGTCATTTACTCACAATGTATCTGCCGGTGAGGACGGAGAAATTTGCAAAACTATTTTTTCTTATCAGTTGCGCGggtttatttttctacacACTTCTGGCGTTCTACACATTTCATAGTACATATTCCAGTTTATCAACAACATTGACGAACTTCCAAAACAACCTTGTACATAAATCAAGCAAAGATAACAAAGTCGTTGTAGACTTTTCGAGAAACGGTATGCTGCACATTCTATTATGGCCTGTCTCAAATGACACAAGGATGTCTATTGATGAAGGACAAAAACTGCTTGAAGAACATCAGTGCCCTTATACAAATTGCTATGTAacgacaaataaaaatcttcttAACGGAGACTACACGCAGTTCGATGCAATCGTCTACAATATATCATCAATTTCCAATTGGAACAAGGATCTAGCAAAAAACCGATCTGTTCaccaaaaatttgtatttcacAGCGTCCAATCGTCAGAGGAGTATCCCGTGTGCAATGTTTTCACTGatgattatttcaatttaacttGGACGTATAAATTAGATTCTGATATTGTGAGTCCATTCCTTGAAGTGAGAGATTTGGAGGGAAATGTTGTAGCACCGAAGCAGGACGTGAAATGGAATGTTTCTTTGCACAATATAAATGACAGCGTAAAAGAACGTTTACGGAACAAAAGGAGAGCTATGATGTGGATTGTTGATACTTGTGATACAAGCAATTCAAGGCTTGACCTCGCCAAGCAAATGCAATCACTGTTTAGAAAGAACTTTCTAGATTTCGATATATATGGATGTGATATGTTTGAATGTCCCGATGCTGTATGTTATAGAATTATAGAAAAGTATTATTTCTACTTCGTGGCTGAAGATAGCAATGCTGTTGATTACGTGACGGCAGAAGTGCTCaaagcttataaaaattacgctGTACCGGTTGTATATGGAGGTGctgattataaaaagtaagaattgtaataacttttaattatttttctgtcctttcatttctattaaatttcaataagaaTTTATATGCATACCAGTTATACCTGAGCTCTAAATAATGTGGTGTTATGGGGTCCTTGTGAAATGACAAatctatcatattattatgttttttttaaggaatGTGTACATGCCTATATACATAATGAATCTGTCGAAGAGttcaattatgtatattaaattaactatgACAATTGCCCTAGgggttattatataagtaacacAAGgcaaaaataacttaaaaatgtttatcggCCTGTTTTCCACAACGTAAAAACTACAGGATGGATTATGACTGAACATTTTTTtggatatttgaaatatataaaaaatagtagatattttttgttaagtaTCTAGTAGTCGgaaacataaaactataatttattttgaagaatatgatttcaatttgaatatacGCAACGCGAACGAGGTCTCGGATATAGCTAGCtactaat from Zerene cesonia ecotype Mississippi chromosome 27, Zerene_cesonia_1.1, whole genome shotgun sequence encodes the following:
- the LOC119837279 gene encoding alpha-(1,3)-fucosyltransferase C-like — encoded protein: MSIDEGQKLLEEHQCPYTNCYVTTNKNLLNGDYTQFDAIVYNISSISNWNKDLAKNRSVHQKFVFHSVQSSEEYPVCNVFTDDYFNLTWTYKLDSDIVSPFLEVRDLEGNVVAPKQDVKWNVSLHNINDSVKERLRNKRRAMMWIVDTCDTSNSRLDLAKQMQSLFRKNFLDFDIYGCDMFECPDAVCYRIIEKYYFYFVAEDSNAVDYVTAEVLKAYKNYAVPVVYGGADYKKFLPTGSYINLNSTSMDGIVALLEYIMKNPEVYYTYHRWRTNYIFKKTKALTGICGLCAKLNEWGGTKTKKDLRSWWYNKPLFNRCVPGGAESFSEVFSYVNSSRHRL